TACCGTTAGGTTCAAGGTGATTCATTCCATATTTAGTTGTTAATTCACCATCAGTATCAGCTCTATCCGCAATTCCCCACCAAGGCTCAATGCAGACAAAATCAGCTGTTTGAGGATATTGAGACCAAACTCCTACAAATGGAGCATCCCTTAACCAAACATTAACATGAAAATTACTAGTTTCTGTTCTTAATGTAAACTTGTTGTCGTGGCCTTTTAATTCAAAAATAAGAGCATCATTTTTAAATAGATGATCGCTTAAAGTAATCAAACTATCCGTTGGCGCCAGTGACCGCCTAGGCCAATCTAAATATGCTCCAGCAAGCGGTATCTGCACTCTAGAAACAGATGGTTGGCTGCTAAAATAATAATCCTGTTTGTTTAATGAATCATCGGTTGGTAAATTAAATCCAGGGTGTCCCCCAATCCCAAAAATCATTTCTTCATCAGTAGAATTATTAGTTACACTAAAATTCTCTTCTAGCAGATTATTGAGTAAATTATAATTAACTCGCAATTCAAACTTAAATGGATAAACTTTAAGAGTTGCAGCATTCTCTTTTAATAAAAAAGTGATGCTTTCAGCAGTTTGTTGCTCAACTACAAATTGAGAATCACGAGCAAAGCCATGCTGGTTGAGATGATAAGTCTTACCCTGATAAGTATACTGATTATCTTTTAGCTTACCAACAATTGGAAAAAGAATTGGAGCATGTCGACCCCAAACTTCAGGGTTAGCCTGCCAAATATATTCGTAACCGCTATGCTTACTTTTTACACTTTGTATTTCAGCCCCATGATCAGAAATAGTAACTTGTAAAATACTATTTTGAATAGTGTAATCCATGTTTAATTCATCGCCTTTACACTAAAGAATAAACTTGGCCAAGTCTTTGTTCATGATAATGTCATTGAGTTTGTCATCAACATAAGACTCGGTAATAGTAATTTCACCCATCGTCATATCAGGACCTTCATATAAGACATCTTCAAGTAACTTTTCTAAAATAGTTGCTAAACGTCTAGCACCAATATTATCAGTTCCTTGATTGACATCATATGCAATTTGAGCAATCTTATCAATTGCTTCTTGGGTAAAAATCAATTTGATTCCGTCTGCCTTTAATAGAGCAATGTATTGTTGTAAAAGTGAATTTGCTGGATCTTTAAGAATTCTTACAAAGTCATCTTTAGTCAACGCATTAAGTTCAACTCTAATTGGGAAACGACCTTGTAATTCTGGAATTAAATCACTTGGCTTAGTCTCGGCAAAAGCTCCAGCAGCAATGAAGAGAATATGATCAGTACTAACTGGACCATACTTGGTTTGTACAGTAGAGCCTTCAACAATTGGCAAAATGTCACGTTGAACACCCTCTCGTGAGACCTCACCAGAGTTCTTCTTATTACCTGAGGTAACTTTATCAATTTCATCAATAAAAATTATCCCATTGTTAGTTGTACGCTCAATCGCTTTTTGGTAAAGAGTATCATAATCAATTAGCTTACGGGACTCTTCTTGAATTAAGACTTCACGAGCATCGCGTACGCTAAGAGTTCGCTTTACTTTCTTCTTTGGTGTCAAGCTGCTTAGCATTGATCCCATGTCAATTCCCATTTGGCCCATCATATCACCCATTGGATTAACTTTAGGTGTTTGTTCGACCTCAATAGTGACTTCGCGCTCTTCTAATAAGCCTTTATCCAACTGTTCAGCTACCGTTAAACGCTCATTACGAATCTCATCAGTTACTTCTTCCTGATTATCTGTTTGCTGATGTTCATCTTCTTGATTGCCACCCATTAGTGCAGACATCATATTTTGCATTTCTTGCATTTGATTTTGATGTTTTTCGTGTTTAATTCCAGGAACTAATAACCGAACTAAAATTTTGTTAGCTTCTTTGGTTGCTTGAGTGCGTACATGGTCGAATTGATCCTTTTCCTCCATTCTTACTGCTTCATTAACCAAGTCACGTACCATTGATTCAACATCACGGCCGACATAGCCAACCTCAGTGAACTTGGTTGCTTCTACTTTTACAAATGGTGCATCCACAATCGCTGCTAAACGGCGGGCAATTTCTGTTTTACCAACACCAGTTGGCCCTGCCATTAGCATATTTTTAGGAGTTATATCCTCTTGCATCTTAGGCGATAGTTGCATTCGCCGATATCGATTATACAAAGCTACTGCCACTGCCTTTTTAGCTTCATCTTGTCCGATAATATATTCGTTTAACAAACTAACAATTTGTTTAGGCGTTTTGTTATCCATAGACTTTTTCTCCTAATACTTATAGTTCATCCGTCTTAATTTGATCATCTGTAAAGATATCAATTCCAGAAGCAATTTCAACTGCTTCATGAGCAATTTCACTCGCACTCATTTCACCTGCATGTCTAGTTAAAGCAATCGCAGCTGCTTGAGCAAAATTACCTCCGGAACCAATTGCCACTACATTTTCATCAGGTTCAAGCACTTCGCCATTTCCTGAGATCAATAATAAATCTTGCTCATTAAAAGCAATCAGCATAGCATCTAATTTTTGTAAAGTCGCATCTTTACGCCAAGCCTGTGCCATTTCAACGGCAGCTCTACGCAGATCTCCACTAAATGCTTCTAACTTATCTTCTAACATGTCTTGCAAGCTAACTGCATCAGCAACTCCGCCAGCAAACCCGATTACTACTCGGTCATGATAAATCCTTCTAATTTTTTTAGCAGTCGCCTTAGCAATTACTTTTTCGCCTAAGGTAACCTGTCCATCACCTGCTATTGCAGTATGGCCATTAAATTTTACTGAACAAATAGTTGTCATTACTTTGCCTCATCTTTCTTATTATTACGAGTAAAAAATCGCTCATAATTAGTTTGTAAATTTTGAGTAGTTACATGGGTATAGATCTGGGTAGTTGAAAGATTACTATGCCCTAGCAATTCCTGTACACTACGCAAATCAGCCCCATTATTTAGCATTGCGGTTGCAAACGAGTGCCGCAATTCATGGGGATGAACTTTTCCACTAACCCCTGCTTTATTAAACACTTTTTGCATAATATATTCAATTCCACGTGTCGTTAATTGCTTACCTCGATTATTTAAAAAAACGTAGTCACAGTCTTGAAACTGATGTAATAACTTAGAACGCGCATAGTGTAAATAATTGGTCAATGCTTGCTTAGTTGCTTCATCAAAAGCGGTATAACGATCTTTATTTCCTTTACCATGAACCAAAACTAAATTTAATTCCAAATCAATTTGAGCTAATTTTAATTCACTAACCTCACTTACCCGCATGCCAGTTGTATAAAACAATTCAAACATCGCTAGGTTACGCATAGTAAGAGGATCACTACCACTTAGTGTAGCGAATACTTGTTTAAGTTCAGGAGCATAGAAAAATTGTGGTAATTTTTTCTGCTTAGTATGAATGGTTAGTC
This DNA window, taken from Lactobacillus sp. ESL0684, encodes the following:
- the xerA gene encoding site-specific tyrosine recombinase/integron integrase, yielding MNNALDKGLSSFVSYLQNERHYSPRTIESYQADLLEAKSFLQTNGGFTTWESITERDVELFLQNLAEQQVTQTTQARKLSSLKSFYRFLTRRKLIKVNPTQGLTIHTKQKKLPQFFYAPELKQVFATLSGSDPLTMRNLAMFELFYTTGMRVSEVSELKLAQIDLELNLVLVHGKGNKDRYTAFDEATKQALTNYLHYARSKLLHQFQDCDYVFLNNRGKQLTTRGIEYIMQKVFNKAGVSGKVHPHELRHSFATAMLNNGADLRSVQELLGHSNLSTTQIYTHVTTQNLQTNYERFFTRNNKKDEAK
- the hslU gene encoding ATP-dependent protease ATPase subunit HslU, whose protein sequence is MDNKTPKQIVSLLNEYIIGQDEAKKAVAVALYNRYRRMQLSPKMQEDITPKNMLMAGPTGVGKTEIARRLAAIVDAPFVKVEATKFTEVGYVGRDVESMVRDLVNEAVRMEEKDQFDHVRTQATKEANKILVRLLVPGIKHEKHQNQMQEMQNMMSALMGGNQEDEHQQTDNQEEVTDEIRNERLTVAEQLDKGLLEEREVTIEVEQTPKVNPMGDMMGQMGIDMGSMLSSLTPKKKVKRTLSVRDAREVLIQEESRKLIDYDTLYQKAIERTTNNGIIFIDEIDKVTSGNKKNSGEVSREGVQRDILPIVEGSTVQTKYGPVSTDHILFIAAGAFAETKPSDLIPELQGRFPIRVELNALTKDDFVRILKDPANSLLQQYIALLKADGIKLIFTQEAIDKIAQIAYDVNQGTDNIGARRLATILEKLLEDVLYEGPDMTMGEITITESYVDDKLNDIIMNKDLAKFIL
- a CDS encoding aldose 1-epimerase family protein; this translates as MDYTIQNSILQVTISDHGAEIQSVKSKHSGYEYIWQANPEVWGRHAPILFPIVGKLKDNQYTYQGKTYHLNQHGFARDSQFVVEQQTAESITFLLKENAATLKVYPFKFELRVNYNLLNNLLEENFSVTNNSTDEEMIFGIGGHPGFNLPTDDSLNKQDYYFSSQPSVSRVQIPLAGAYLDWPRRSLAPTDSLITLSDHLFKNDALIFELKGHDNKFTLRTETSNFHVNVWLRDAPFVGVWSQYPQTADFVCIEPWWGIADRADTDGELTTKYGMNHLEPNGNFTAGFSMAFHD
- the hslV gene encoding HslU--HslV peptidase proteolytic subunit, producing MTTICSVKFNGHTAIAGDGQVTLGEKVIAKATAKKIRRIYHDRVVIGFAGGVADAVSLQDMLEDKLEAFSGDLRRAAVEMAQAWRKDATLQKLDAMLIAFNEQDLLLISGNGEVLEPDENVVAIGSGGNFAQAAAIALTRHAGEMSASEIAHEAVEIASGIDIFTDDQIKTDEL